ATAGCCCTTCATCGCCCTCGTCGACAGTCACCAGAACGAAGCCGTATGCGCCGCCCGATTCGGGGGTGTAGGACGCCTGCAGTTCGCCATCCTCGTCTATCGTGCCGACGTCTTCCGCGTCATCGAGTAGCTCCGACGACGTAGTGTCCGAGTTATTTGCGAAGACATCTTCGAGGGAAGCGCGGGAGATGTTACTGGCGTTTGTCTCTGCCGTAGTCGGTGCTTCATCCAACTTGACAGCCAGCAGTTGCGCCTCGTCGCCGGCAAGTGCCCTCGTTCCGGCACCGATTCTGGGTTCGAAGGACATGTTTATTGACTCGTTGCGCTCGTGGATCGTCATCGTCCGCTTGTTGAGCGGCAAGTCGCCAGTCGCAGCTGATTCGACGTTGAGGAACGTCCGCGGTGCCACTATCGTGGTCGGCCCTTCTGACGTCGTTCGGAGCGTGAGCGGGGACCGGTCCCACACGTCGACGTTTTCGGTCACCGAGAGCGACTGGCTCCCAGCGACGGGGGTTGCCCCAACAGTGGTCGTCACTGATAACGGACCAGCGAGTACCAACGCGACTGCCATGACGAAGATGACAGCCGGCGTTATTATTGGTGTTTTTACCATTACTGAAACATTACTGAAGCCTGTGGTATATTTCTTGTGCAGTGATACTATTCTGTGGCCTTTAGAAGCCTTCTGGGCCGAGATAGTACATGAACTGAGGTATAATTGATTGTTTTCCTGTAGTTATTAGTTTTTGATATATATTCACAAATAAGATGGTAACTAACCGATGCTAAAAGAGCCTAAATAATGTCTCAGTAACTGTAGTCCGCGTTTAGAGCGGTACTTACTGAACTGATCTGGGGCAATTCACGGGAGAGCCAGCTTCATCGGGCTGGTGTCACAGGGTGCCACATCGCTGAGACACGTCTCTAGCAGATCGGTTCGGAGAATTGCGAGGGAAGATCGCTCCGTGCGAGTCTTCCGGCACCGGTCGGCCGTCGTCTTCAGAGCGAGACACCATCGGGGTCGAGGGCGTACTCGCGACCGTGACGATGGCCGCTCACTGTTTGCGAGGGACCGCGTCGGTCCAACAGTGCGAGGGAAGGGATTTGAACTACGCGGAGACGGGCAACCGCCTTCTCTCGTTCAAACCCTTCCGTGTGCATCCTTCGGCGCCGCGTTGTGCGGCCCCTATACGATGCGAGGGAAGGGATTTGAACCCTTGGACCCCTACGGGAGCGGATCTTGAGTCCGCCGCCGTTTCCTGGCTTGGCTACCCTCGCACGCGTAGTGCATTCGGTACACATGGCGGTACGGTATAAATGTCGTACGGAAGCGACTCAAGGCCGGTGGGACAGTATGTCAGTAATTGAAAGCGTTTGCGTACTGGCCGCACTGCCGCCGCGCGATCAGGTGGGCATTGCGTTCCAATGGCGACTGTCGCCGATAGAACCGGTGGTTTGACCCACCGTGAACAAGTAGCGTAGGCATGGACGACCACACGCGCGACCCGACCGTCGAGGCCCCCGACGGGAACCCTTCGGGCTGGCGAACCGACGGTCAATGGGAACACGAGACGCTCAGGCGGGCCGTCGTCCACGGCGTCCGTCTGTACAACTCCGGGGAGTTCCACGAATCACACGACTGTTTCGAAGACGAATGGTACAACTACGGCCGCGGGAACACGGAGAGCAAGTTCCTCCACGGGATGGTGCAGGTCGCCGCCGGCGCGTACAAGCACTTCGACTTCGAGGACGACGACGGGATGCGATCGCTGTTTCGCACATCGCTGCAGTACTTCCGTGGCGTCCCCAACGACTACTACGGCGTCGACCTGCTAGATGTGCGGACGACGGTGACGAATGCGCTGTCGGACCCGTCAGCGCTCCAGGGCTGGCAGATCCGTCTCGACGGCGAGTATCCGACGTGTCGCCCGGAGGACATCGAGTTCGCTGAGTCGCTCGAACATTGACCGAATCCGGATAATTCTAAAGGCTGGAAGCGTTAGCACGGACAGATGCGAATCGAGCAACTGGGAGACGGGGTTCCGGAGGTGGCCGTCGTGGGAAGCATCCACGGCGACGAACCGTGCGGTCGGGACGGCATCGAAGCCGTCCTTGCCGACCCACCGGAGGTCGAGCGACCGGTCAAGTTCATCATCGCGAACGAGGCCGCCCTCGACGCAAACAAGCGATATCTCGATACGGACCTCAACCGATCGTTCCCAGGCGACGCTGACAGCGAGTCCCACGAGACACGGCTGGCCGCGGCTCTCGCCGCAGAACTCCACGATTGCACCGTGCTTTCGCTGCACTCCACACAGTCCTACGACGGAATGTTCGCCCTCGTCGACGACCTCACGCCGGAAATGGAGGCACTCTGTAGCGCCCTCTCCGTGGACGCCGTCGTTCAGACGAAAGGCGCAAATGAGGGGCGATTGTTCGCGACGGTGGACTCAGTCGTCGAAGTCGAATGTGGCTATCAGGGCTCCGCGGAAGCCGCCGAGAACGCGGAGCAGGTCATCCGGGAGTTCCTCGCTGCCACTGGAGTCACCGCGGAGTCACCTCAACAACGGGAGACCTCACTCCCAGTGTTCCAGCTTGGCGAGCCGATTCCGAAGGCAGCAGCAGAACAGTACGAGGTGTTCGTCCGGAACTTCGAGCCGGTGCCAGAGGGTGACCCTGTGGCAGCAGCCGACGACGAAACTGTCGTCGCGGAGGAGGCCTTCCACCCGGTGTTGCTCTCAGCCTACGGCTACGAGGACGT
The genomic region above belongs to Haloarcula hispanica ATCC 33960 and contains:
- a CDS encoding DUF309 domain-containing protein yields the protein MDDHTRDPTVEAPDGNPSGWRTDGQWEHETLRRAVVHGVRLYNSGEFHESHDCFEDEWYNYGRGNTESKFLHGMVQVAAGAYKHFDFEDDDGMRSLFRTSLQYFRGVPNDYYGVDLLDVRTTVTNALSDPSALQGWQIRLDGEYPTCRPEDIEFAESLEH
- a CDS encoding M14 family metallopeptidase, encoding MRIEQLGDGVPEVAVVGSIHGDEPCGRDGIEAVLADPPEVERPVKFIIANEAALDANKRYLDTDLNRSFPGDADSESHETRLAAALAAELHDCTVLSLHSTQSYDGMFALVDDLTPEMEALCSALSVDAVVQTKGANEGRLFATVDSVVEVECGYQGSAEAAENAEQVIREFLAATGVTAESPQQRETSLPVFQLGEPIPKAAAEQYEVFVRNFEPVPEGDPVAAADDETVVAEEAFHPVLLSAYGYEDVFGFTADQIGMLD